TTATGGACGACCAGCTAGAGATGATCTTTCTGGTATGTTGCCACCAAAGTTAGCGCAAATTATGATTAATCTATCTCAGGCTAAGAAGAACGAAACCATTCTCGATCCTTTTTGCGGTTCAGGTACGATCTTAACCGAAGCTATGCTGATGGGTTATAAAAAGATTATTGGTTCGGATATTTCCGCTAAGGCGATTAAAGATAGTCGCGAGAACATAGAATGGATAGCTGAGAAATTTAATTTAGATACAGAAGTTTCTTTATCTGAGGCGGATGTTAAACAATTAAGTAAAAAATTTAAACCAAACTCTATTTCTTCCATTATTACCGAAACCTATCTTGGACCACAGCGTGGTAAGGTGGATATTTTTAAAACTAGCCAAGAACTTACAAGTCTTTATAATAAAGCGCTTAAAGAAATAAAAGAAATTTTAAGTCCAGGAGGAAGCGTGGTTATGGTCTTACCTGTTTTTTTACAAAACGGACAAAAAAGAATTTTGCCGATTACTATTCCAATGGGGTTAAAGATTAAAGAGAGTGATATAAGGGATTATAGGGATCATAAAGACTATAGGGAAGGAATTACTCCAAGAGGGAGTTTTATCTACGGAAGATCAGGACAAAAGATTTGGCGAGAGATTATTATTTTGAAAAAATAAAAAAGCCTTAGTGGTCTTCTCGTTTGTCTCTATCCTTTTCGGGATTAATTATCCGCACTGGATAATCGTACAAACCAAGAAGCCATAAGGCTCAAAATTTAAAAGGCTCCTCATTGCCTTTTACGTATTAGTTATTTTTTTAAAAAGAACAGATACAGATTACTTAAATGTTTTTGTTCATCTTAGGCATTTGCCAGAGGAGCCAGTTTGTTTCAAAGGAGAAAAAATGGCACTTATAATCTATCTTAAAATGACTTTTTTGTCAAGTTTGGATTCCTGGGTAATCCTAAGTATTTACCAAGAAATTACAAACATCTCCGTCTTGGATAATATAGTCTTTACCTTCCGTACGTATTAGACCTTGGGCTTTGGCGGTTGTTTCAGAGCCTGCTTTAACAAAGTCTTGCCAGTTAATAACTTCTGCTCTAATGAAGCCTTTAATAAAGTCGGTATGAATAACTCCGGCGGCTTCGGGGGCTAGAGAACCTTTTTTAACTGTCCAGGCTCTGGTTTCTTCGGGCCCGGTAGTTAGGAAGGTAATAAGTCCCAATAGGTCATAGCCGGCACGAATCAGGCGATCAAGGCCACTTTCTTTAAGACCTAGTTCTTGAATATATAAAGTTTGTTCTTCTTCTCCTAGTGAAGCTATTTCAGCTTCAAGTTTGGCATCAATACAAATAACCGGTACATTATCCCAGCTTTGTCCACTTTTTGTTTCATTGGTGTTAAGAATATATAAAAGAGGTTTAACGGTAATTAGGCCGAGTTGTTTGATAAAAAGCCTTTCTTCTTCGTTAAGGTTCATGTCTCTGGCGGATTGTTCTTTTTCTAAATGGTCTTTGGTTCTTTCTAGAAGTTCTTTAGCCCATAAAGCTTCTTTATTACCGCTTTTAGCTTCCCGGACAACTTTATCTAATCTTTTAGTTACAGTGCTAAGATCGGCTAGAATAAGTTCAAGATTAATGGTTTCTCTATCTGCTTCAGGATCTACCTTGTTATGAACATGGATAATATTATCGTCGTTAAATTCTCTAATTACTTGGCAAATGGCGTCGCATTCTCTGATGTGTGAAAGGAATTGGTTACCAAGACCCTCGCCTTGTGAGGCGCCTTTAACCAAGCCGGCAATATCCACAAACTCAATGGCCGTGGGGATAATCTTTTTAGGTTGGGAGATTTTAGCCAATTCGTTAAGACGATGATCCGGGACAGCTACCAATCCGACATTGGGTTCAATGGTACAAAAAGGATAATTGGCAGCTTCAGCTTGTTTTTTAGTTAAGGCGGTAAAGAGAGTGGATTTACCGACATTTGGTAAACCGACAATACCAATGGATAAAGGCATAAGGGGTTATTGTTTATTAGATTATTTAATAATCTGTTTAAGGGTTATGTATTATTAGGATAGGTAAAAAAAGAGTTTTTGTCCAGGAGATTAGTTTTTATTTAAAATAATCCATAATTGATATATTGACTAAATATTTAACCAGTGTTATTATTTCCATAGCTGACTACTTAAAGTTAGCGGTTCTTGAGGCTACTATGCCTCGTTATGTTTTGGAGCGGTAGTTCAGTTGGTTAGAATGCTGCCCTGTCACGGCAGAGGTCGCGGGTTCGAGTCCCGTCCGCTCCGCAATTTAGACTAAGAAATTTTGATTCTCTATTTCCCTTAAAAATGAGAAAATAAAAAACCGCATCTTATATAATCTTAGATACGGTTTAAGTTGTTTAACTAAAGTGTACATGAATCACTGGAAGTCGTTAATAAATTTTTCCAAGCTTTCTTTTGTCGATAAGTGACCACCTGCAAGCATTATTGTTCCCAACTCAAGTGCAGCGTGATCCCTGGTTTCTTCATGTTTAGATAAATCTGATACAAATGATGCCCAACAATTATTTAAGTTACCTTCTTCAATATGTTCCAGGGCTCTTTTTTTAGCCCCTTCCAGGTGTTCTTTTCTAGTTTGGCTTGACGACATGTTTTGCTCCATTTTTAATTATTGAATAATTTACAGATTCTCTGAATAATTTCTGAAATTCAGTAAATTATTCAATAATCAATTTAGTTGTCAAAAAACTAAGATTGTTTACTATATTATACAAATATAAAATTGTCAATAGATTCTGCTGAATTTAAGCTTGAAGTGTAATTAATATAATAAATACCAGTTATAATGTCTGATGAATGTATCTAATGAACGAATAGTCAAGGCGATATATTTATAGAACCCTAGAAACTATTTTACTTTGTTTGAAAAAGGTTATAATCTCGTCTACTACGCTTCTTAATCATTAAGTTAGATATCAATTAGATTTTTTAAAGGTAAAAAAAGAACCGCTGGGCTTACCATGCGGTTCTGTTACTTAGAGATTATTTATTTTATTTCTCGGAGTATAAATGTTAGAAAAATTAGGCAACTTGAAAGAAAAAAGTTTGCGCTATCCGTTAAGAAAAGATTAATTAGGAGTTGCCATGTCTTGGGCTCGGGTGAGGACATCATCCCTGTGAATATACTTAAGAAGAGAAGACCACCTATACCAACGTATATTATTACTAATAAATATAAACTGATACTGTTAAGCACTTTTGATATTTTTTCCCATGTGCTTTCTTCCTTCTGATTTGTGTCCGAACTCCAAAACCCCTCTTCAGGTTTAAAGCGATGAATAGAACATTCTACTTTTGCTGTGGGGTAGAGTTTTTTAACTGCTGAACCTACGTCTTTTGCAAGTTTTTGAAGAATTTTTGTAGTTCTTTTTGGCTTATTAAAGACTTCTATCTCGACGATTATTTCATTACCCAGTCCATACTTCATGGAGTCGGGTGGGAATAAGCACGTCATGTCGTTTTCGTCTTTGAGTTCCATTTCAGGAATCTCTATTACCGCCGCAACGATCTTTTTATGAAGAGTGTTGAGTTCTTCTTCGCTTTGACCATCCTTTAAGCACCATACTTTAATTATTGGCATTTCTGCTCCTTTTTTGATTAATTGTTTAACTTATTATTTTTTTACTCCTGCACTAACTGCTTAATATATGCTGTATCTTTAGCATATCCATTAGCGCAGAAGTAATACACTAATTTATAACAAACCTCGTCCCTAATTTCTTGTGGAGTATTAATAACATCGAATGCTTCCATGAGCTTATTAAAGGGAGGATAGTCCTCAGTTCCTTCCGATTCGGGTATTTGAGGTACTATCGAGAACATTAGCTTATTAAAGCTATAGTTTGGAGAAGTACCATCTGTTTCTTCTTCAAAGCCTTTACCTTGAATTAGAAGCTGCACCCAATTAGTAAAGCCTGAAGGAGAAGTTACTAACAGATCATATACTTTTTCAATTACTACTTCATTAAACATTTCTTTTATCTGATCGTATTCTTTATTCAGCTCCAAGTTATAGTAATTGAAGAAGTTGTTATAGAAAAATCCTAGATGAAGCATTGGTACTTCGTCCAATTTTCTTCTGAATTTTTCTACTAAGAATTGTTTCAATACAATGTCCAGTCCATTCTTTTTATACTTCTCAAACCCGAATACATTAAGAGAGGTGAATGCATTCTCTAACGCATCCTCTAATGAATTTTTAGTAAAGGGTGACAAGAGAGTTTGCATTGTTTTCTTCCTCCACATATAGATCTGGGCTATGACTAAAAAGCCGAGAACGCCAACTATAAGAAATGCTGCAAAAGATCCTTTGTTGAGGGGAAGTAGATTCTCTAATGTTTTTTGGAATCCTTCTGAGAATCCCGCAAACACCGATATAACTAGTAATATAACAGTAAGTATTAATGCAATTTTTCTTTTTCTCATTTTTAGCTTAGATTTAGTTTATGATTAAGAAATAACTCTTTAGGGCTAAAACCTAGAAAATAGAGCTATTTCTTAACCATAAATTATTAAATTGT
This genomic window from Patescibacteria group bacterium contains:
- a CDS encoding methyltransferase domain-containing protein, which gives rise to MKYFFILGNHQVLSLAEIKAVFPKASLSFVDEVCFLETSETPGASSSFNEKALIKNLGGTIKIGRVLSQIKNMEEGRKLALKELLLVPKEGKFNFGISVYGSAKVKALALGLELKKDLKAHYKSLRLVTSRDKALSSVVVEQNKLVSSGKEIVFFGFKDKLFLGITEAVQPFKELSFRDYGRPARDDLSGMLPPKLAQIMINLSQAKKNETILDPFCGSGTILTEAMLMGYKKIIGSDISAKAIKDSRENIEWIAEKFNLDTEVSLSEADVKQLSKKFKPNSISSIITETYLGPQRGKVDIFKTSQELTSLYNKALKEIKEILSPGGSVVMVLPVFLQNGQKRILPITIPMGLKIKESDIRDYRDHKDYREGITPRGSFIYGRSGQKIWREIIILKK
- the ychF gene encoding redox-regulated ATPase YchF; amino-acid sequence: MPLSIGIVGLPNVGKSTLFTALTKKQAEAANYPFCTIEPNVGLVAVPDHRLNELAKISQPKKIIPTAIEFVDIAGLVKGASQGEGLGNQFLSHIRECDAICQVIREFNDDNIIHVHNKVDPEADRETINLELILADLSTVTKRLDKVVREAKSGNKEALWAKELLERTKDHLEKEQSARDMNLNEEERLFIKQLGLITVKPLLYILNTNETKSGQSWDNVPVICIDAKLEAEIASLGEEEQTLYIQELGLKESGLDRLIRAGYDLLGLITFLTTGPEETRAWTVKKGSLAPEAAGVIHTDFIKGFIRAEVINWQDFVKAGSETTAKAQGLIRTEGKDYIIQDGDVCNFLVNT